The proteins below are encoded in one region of Lactuca sativa cultivar Salinas chromosome 3, Lsat_Salinas_v11, whole genome shotgun sequence:
- the LOC111916163 gene encoding laccase-11 has translation MKTNHTFTLVKSVFIICIFMFVSLLSVEVKAATKKYQFNVEVKNVSRLCHAKPIVTVNGRFPGPTVYAREGDRVLINVSNHAQYNMSIHWHGLKQYANGWADGPAYITQCPIQTGNSYVYDFNITGQRGTLWWHAHILWLRATVYGAIVILPKQSVPFPFPRPDGEHVIVFGEWWHADVEAVVKQGNALGLPPNMSDAHTINGKPGPLFPCSEKHTFAMEVEQGKKYLLRIVNAALNDELFFAIAGHNMTVVEIDAVYTKPFTTNALLIAPGQTTNVIVSAIQTPGRYFMAVRPFQDVPIPVDNKTATAIFQYKNIPATVIPTLPVLPLPNDTNFALSYNQKLRSLNTPNFPANVPLKVDRNLFFTIGLGKSDCATCLNGTRLSASLNNITFVMPETGLLQAHYFNMKGVFRTDFPDKPPKAFNYTGAPLTANLFTSKGTRLSKIVFNSTVELVIQDTNLLSVESHPFHLHGFNFFVVGTGIGNFDSSKDPAKYNLVDPPERNTVGVPTGGWAAIRFRADNPGVWFFHCHLELHTGWGLKTAFVVEDGPGKDQVVRPPPKDLPSC, from the exons ATGAAGACTAATCATACATTCACTTTAGTAAAATCCGTTtttattatttgcattttcaTGTTCGTTTCATTGCTTTCTGTTGAGGTCAAGGCAGCCACCAAGAAGTATCAGTTTAAT GTCGAAGTGAAGAACGTTAGCAGATTGTGCCATGCAAAACCAATTGTAACTGTAAATGGGAGGTTTCCAGGTCCAACAGTTTACGCTCGAGAAGGCGATAGAGTTCTTATCAACGTTTCAAACCATGCCCAATACAATATGTCCATTCATTG GCATGGCTTAAAACAATATGCTAACGGGTGGGCCGATGGACCGGCATACATCACACAATGCCCGATCCAGACCGGGAATAGCTACGTTTATGACTTTAACATTACAGGCCAAAGAGGGACACTTTGGTGGCATGCACATATTCTATGGCTCAGAGCAACTGTTTATGGTGCTATTGTAATTTTACCTAAACAATCAGTGCCATTTCCATTCCCACGCCCCGATGGAGAACATGTCATCGTGTTTG GTGAATGGTGGCATGCAGATGTCGAAGCGGTTGTGAAGCAAGGCAATGCTTTAGGATTGCCACCAAATATGTCTGATGCGCACACGATCAACGGAAAACCAGGCCCACTTTTTCCTTGTTCCGAGAAAC ATACATTTGCTATGGAAGTTGAGCAAGGAAAGAAATACCTCTTGAGAATAGTCAACGCTGCACTCAACGACGAACTATTTTTTGCAATCGCCGGCCACAACATGACGGTGGTGGAGATCGATGCAGTTTACACAAAACCATTCACCACAAATGCTTTACTGATTGCTCCAGGCCAAACAACAAATGTGATCGTCTCCGCCATCCAGACTCCCGGCCGCTACTTCATGGCGGTGCGACCATTCCAGGATGTTCCAATTCCGGTTGACAACAAAACCGCCACCGCAATTTTCCAATATAAAAACATTCCCGCCACCGTCATTCCTACACTCCCTGTTCTACCATTACCTAACGACACCAACTTTGCTTTAAGTTATAACCAAAAGCTTCGGAGCTTAAACACCCCTAACTTTCCGGCGAATGTGCCGTTGAAAGTTGACCGGAACTTGTTTTTCACCATCGGGCTTGGGAAGAGTGATTGTGCTACGTGCCTCAATGGAACTCGACTTTCTGCATCCTTGAACAACATAACGTTTGTGATGCCGGAAACTGGACTTCTCCAGGCTCATTACTTTAACATGAAAGGAGTGTTTAGAACTGATTTTCCTGATAAGCCTCCGAAGGCTTTTAATTACACCGGTGCTCCACTTACTGCAAATCTTTTCACTTCTAAGGGAACACGACTGAGCAAAATCGTGTTTAATTCTACCGTTGAATTGGTCATACAAGATACCAATTTGTTAAGCGTTGAATCCCACCCTTTTCATCTTCATGGATTCAATTTTTTTGTCGTTGGAACTGGGATTGGGAACTTTGACTCTTCCAAGGATCCAGCCAAGTATAACTTGGTTGATCCACCGGAGAGAAACACCGTCGGTGTTCCCACCGGTGGTTGGGCTGCCATTCGATTCCGAGCTGATAATCCAG GTGTTTGGTTCTTTCACTGTCATTTGGAGTTGCACACCGGATGGGGATTGAAGACGGCGTTTGTGGTGGAAGATGGGCCAGGAAAAGATCAAGTGGTTCGTCCTCCACCAAAGGATCTTCCATCATGCTAA